In Spinacia oleracea cultivar Varoflay chromosome 5, BTI_SOV_V1, whole genome shotgun sequence, a single window of DNA contains:
- the LOC130460660 gene encoding uncharacterized protein: MNILDKTLTELHGMLKTAEKTLKSDKQDVLMVRGGKFKKSGKKRNAKKGGNKASPTKQTGAKSVKRKVSQPTSESECFYCKKKGHWKRDCLKLKEDQKNGTVVPSSGTKKK, encoded by the exons atgaatattctggacaaaacgctcactgagcttcacggtatgctgaagaccgctgaaaagacgctcaaaagtgataagcaggatgtgcttatggtgcgtgggggcaagttcaagaaatctggaaagaagaggaatgctaagaaaggtggcaacaaggccagcccaactaagcaaactggcgccaaatctgtaaagaggaaggtcagtcaacccacttctgaatccgaatgcttctactgcaagaagaaggggcattggaagagagattgcttgaagctaaaggaagatcagaagaacggaacagtcgttccatcttcag ggactaagaagaaatag